The Nocardia sp. XZ_19_385 genome contains a region encoding:
- a CDS encoding MarR family winged helix-turn-helix transcriptional regulator, which produces MSQPPAEFDAYFALLEVGSLVQHGVEQQLRDTGGLSFVQFQILAVLAESADGTQTMTTVADRLVHSRSGLTYQAQKLEAAGLLTRSPAPGDDRTTVLALSVQGRELLARVLPGHIDVVRDVLLDPLDAGDRAELTRILDKVRLHMRRRPPRSAKR; this is translated from the coding sequence ATGTCCCAGCCGCCGGCCGAGTTCGACGCCTATTTCGCCTTGCTCGAGGTCGGATCCCTGGTGCAGCACGGTGTCGAGCAGCAACTCCGCGACACGGGCGGGCTCAGCTTCGTGCAGTTCCAGATCCTGGCCGTCCTGGCCGAGTCCGCGGATGGCACCCAGACCATGACCACCGTCGCCGACCGCCTCGTGCACAGTCGCAGCGGTCTCACCTATCAGGCGCAGAAGCTCGAAGCCGCCGGGCTGCTCACCCGATCACCCGCGCCGGGGGATGACAGGACCACCGTCCTCGCGCTCAGCGTTCAAGGGCGCGAGCTACTCGCGCGAGTCTTGCCGGGCCACATCGACGTTGTCCGTGACGTCCTGCTCGACCCACTCGATGCGGGCGACCGCGCAGAACTCACCCGAATCCTGGACAAAGTCCGGCTACACATGCGCCGCCGCCCTCCGCGTTCCGCCAAGCGCTGA